In a single window of the Gossypium hirsutum isolate 1008001.06 chromosome A13, Gossypium_hirsutum_v2.1, whole genome shotgun sequence genome:
- the LOC107893852 gene encoding S-adenosylmethionine decarboxylase proenzyme — translation MAVSVIGFEGYEKRLEISFFEPGALVDPEGKGLRSLSRAQLDEILGPAECTIVSSLSNYHLDSYVLSESSLFVYPYKIIIKTCGTTKLLLSIPPILKLAGSLSLTVKSVRYTRGSFIFPAAQPYPHRYFTEEVVILDSYFGKLGAGSKAYEMGGLDKEQWHVYSASAESVNTKAPTYTLEMCMTGLDTEKATVFYKDESTSAASMTMKSGIRNILPNSEICDFEFEPCGYSMNSIETDAISTIHVTPEDGFSYASFEAVGYDLKELNLEQLVQRVLVCFKPSNFSVAVHVDVDCHSFEQTCLLAVEGYHCRESSIEELGSGGSIIYQSFNGIGGCGSPRSTLSCLWEEEEEYYYN, via the coding sequence ATGGCGGTATCTGTAATTGGATTTGAGGGTTATGAAAAGAGGCTCGagatttcattttttgagcctggTGCCTTGGTTGACCCTGAAGGAAAGGGTCTCAGATCATTGTCGAGAGCCCAGCTGGATGAGATTCTAGGACCAGCTGAGTGCACTATAGTTTCttcactatcaaactatcatttggACTCCTATGTCCTTTCTGAGTCTAGCCTCTTTGTATATCCATACAAGATCATCATCAAAACCTGCGGGACAACAAAGCTACTTCTTTCGATCCCACCCATCCTGAAGTTGGCGGGTAGCCTTTCTCTTACCGTAAAATCTGTTCGGTACACTCGTGGGAGTTTTATCTTCCCTGCTGCTCAGCCATATCCTCATCGTTACTTCACTGAAGAAGTTGTTATTCTTGATAGCTATTTTGGCAAGCTTGGCGCTGGTAGCAAAGCTTACGAAATGGGTGGGCTGGATAAAGAGCAATGGCATGTTTACTCTGCTTCTGCTGAATCTGTTAACACCAAAGCCCCTACTTACACTTTAGAGATGTGCATGACTGGTTTGGACACTGAAAAGGCTACGGTTTTTTACAAAGACGAATCGACCTCGGCAGCTTCGATGACCATGAAGTCTGGCATAAGGAACATACTTCCAAACTCTGAGATATGCGATTTTGAGTTCGAACCTTGTGGTTATTCTATGAATTCAATCGAAACCGATGCTATTTCGACCATTCATGTTACACCCGAAGACGGTTTTAGTTATGCAAGCTTCGAAGCTGTGGGCTATGATCTGAAAGAGTTGAATCTGGAGCAGTTGGTGCAAAGGGTTTTAGTTTGCTTCAAACCAAGTAATTTCTCTGTTGCCGTGCATGTGGATGTTGATTGTCACTCATTTGAACAGACCTGTCTGCTGGCTGTTGAAGGATACCATTGCCGGGAGAGTAGCATCGAAGAGCTTGGTTCAGGCGGTTCCATCATTTACCAGAGCTTCAACGGCATTGGGGGATGTGGATCACCTAGATCAACTCTGAGTTGCCTCTGGGAAGAGGAGGAAgagtattattataattaa